A region of the Mytilus galloprovincialis chromosome 1, xbMytGall1.hap1.1, whole genome shotgun sequence genome:
gtccatagtacacagatgccccactccaagtatcattttctatgttcagtggactgtgaaagtGGGGTCAAAACTAAGAATTTGGCagcaaaattagaaagatcatatcaaagagaacatgtgcactaagttttaagttgatttgacttcaacttcatcaaaatattCCTTAACCAAAATTTTTAAACTGAATTGGGATGAACAAACACACAGACCAAAAATAACATATTGCCCCTAAGTGGGGCACAACAAACATACTGTATAATCGattataaaaggccctgatatgaaaAATTTGAATCAATTAATGTGTTCATGTCTTTCTCTGAACCAacagattgattaaaacaaatgataGACCTGAACTATCATTTAGAATAAAATTTGTGTGAAACATATTCTCACCTCTTCCAACATGGATATTTTTGACTTAGATTCTATTTCCTCTAGTGTACTGTAATATAACACAAGCTTTATTACTGTATGTACAATGAACAAATTAAACATGTTATGTTTGTAAATGTGAAGATATCAATTATATTTCAAGGAAATTTACAGAAATTTGAAGGCTATATCAACATTTTAtgcatttaaaaatttgtttCCTCTTAATTGAAATGACAACCATTGATAACTCTTGATTTTGGCATCAAATGGTATTGCAACAAGTAGTTTTAAATTCCAATACCACTCTCCAGAATTTATGACTCTTTCATGAACAGGAAGTTGAGCTAGCTGTGTAAACTGGCAGATTTAGTGatccattaagtgcatggcttcacttaacagctttggtgtcaaacacactatTAATTatcaccaattaccttagctttaggctcgctttaggtcgtaaataattTGTGTACAActtgagttacttccccttttttgtcaccattcaaaattttcCTTATAGTTACGTTTTTTGGggtaaaaaagattaaatctcgtacaaatagaattcaaatacatattgaaatattaattttcattattttcataccataaaataaatagttgaaaaatatttttttcatctataCTTCCTCTAACTGTTTACCTTTATTTTACTATACTCTAATTTCAATAACTAGTTATTACACAAGATGGTTAAGGACTGAAAAGCCAGTCAAGTAATTCACATAGTTCCAATTATAgttggaaatataaaaaataaaaaaaaataaaaagttctaATTATAGAATATGAAATTAGTAATGAGGATTTTTTCTCTTTCCTTTCATATGAAAATGAAGTTTTATAATAccataaacaaaaaattaaaagtattattttGCCTGAACATATTTTCACTTATAACTTTTTTAATTACCTAATTTCCATAACTGAAGGTGCTGATGACAAAGACATGGATTGTATTTGTTGCTGATATTGAACTAGCTGTTGTTTTAACATCGCCACATCATCTTCAAGTGATCTTTTGGAAGCACTAAAATTTcacaatttcaaaatattaactTGTCAATAAAAAGGGCATGTGACACACAATATGAAGAGTAAATCTTGCAGTGCAAAAGATTTAAAGAAATGTATGTtacttttcctttaaaaaaaacaatgatgaaaAATGCAATAATGCATCCTGTTTTGATACATTCAACTCTTTATCTTTGAACtgtttttgctttttattttaagGGTACCAGTTATACAACAGACATTATTGTTACTGCTTCTTTCCTTCTAATTACTCAGAAGACAACTTACAAATGAAAGGGAATCAAACTTTATGTCATACAATACTGACTGAGCTTTAGCTGTTGTTTTCATCTATCCCTATTAGTTTGTGTGTATCTAATAGTTTGTGTAAAGCCAGTTTGGTGTTTAACCCATTTTTTTCTTGATGAACTATGTGTGAGTGTATTATGCTTAGATACTTACGTAAACTCCCTTTCTTTGTCACTGAGATGAGCCATTGCACGTGTCTTTATGTCTTCAACTTTACTCTTTTCTTCAATAAGTTTATCTATTGTTTCTAAAATTCAACATTAAACCATATCTTACATTAACATCATACATGTACAGTCAAACCTTAAGTGATCATTCATCAGTGACCTGTCTAACATGGTAAGTTGTTGCTTAATTTTCACATGAAATTGACTTTTCAACTTTGAACTACCTGGTACAgtaattttcttgtttttgccAATCAAAATATAATCATGACTCAAGATATATGTATTCAGTATCGAGATCAAAATAAGTATCAGAACCTGTTTGCAAAGGTTTCTTCAAATTTAGAGCATTAGAATCAACCATTGTTTATTTGTCTGCTAGCAAAAGCAATAACTCTACCGAttgaatatatgtaaataattCCCCCAGTCCAAGCCATGTGCGAAGAtgaaatcagttttttttttgtgaacctCATTTTAAAGGTCACTTCTCTTGAACAGTCACTTTTAATACTACCCATAATTGACTGCTGAATACAGGTTTGACAGTTTCTACAGTTACATCATTATTTTTCTGTTGGCATGTGTTCATAACTTTTCAAATCACaaagaaaatgaatttaaacTTTAAACTCATTTTACAtgacagatttattttttaattggttGTAAATTTTTTGTTCAAGCAAAGCTTACCATTTCATTTCAGGATAACTCCTAATTTCATAAAAACTACATTATCCATTTAAAAGACATTTGAAAATTTCCTACAATCAATTTTACACTAACCTTGAGCTACTCTCAGTTTCTCAGTTGAAGATGAATCTTTCTCTCTTAGTTCCAATATTATAGAATCTTTTCCACTGGAGACTTTGTTGACAGCCTCATTAAATGATACCTGCAATACACATAGAATATTCATACAATTACTTCAAATTACTTTAATTTAAGTGAACCAAGTACCCACAAATATCTCTGCTACCTTAACTTGCTCAATATCTACTACTGACTACCCATAGGGAACATAGTAGGtctgagaccacaattatttagtagtgcatttcttttagacaataaatgcaaattaaaaaaatcccaactgcgctttttcagtttttttcagtgtgttgtactacttttgggacaaattatatcaaaattatagaaaacttcttcggctctaactcaaaatatggacaattttatgatAAGGGGGTCTTCAAATCTTTTGCCAGCttctgaagtgctaatttttaacctttttcaactggaccaaatcactactttacttcaAAATTCATTACCCAAATTTTTTGacagtgtcatttcatccctTGACTTActacttgaggcataaaacattgagaaatacatttggaaggggtataaaaaaaatttggcaAGTAACatactgtccacactagggactacatttgtggacaacgaaaatgaAGGGacaacaattgtggtctcggaccagtaaTCAACTTAggtttcatttaaaatcttgctgacatgtatatttttttaattttatgctaTGCATGTACTCTACTTTTTGGTcagaatatatataaataggaAGTAGGTTTCTGACACATTCATGACATTCTAAAAGTGCCCATATGTTACAACTCATCACTGTTCAACTGTTAACTAAAAATGAAGTTATTCTGTTCAGCCTTGCCGGAGAAATAAGTGACTAAAAAGTTAAAATACATTCAACATATTGAAAAACTTGGCAATCAGTATGTAGGTGAGATCAGAAAGTACATCACATTTGAGGTTCTGACCAAAAAGCAGTATTCTTATCAGCAGTACCTGAGAAGGACAAGTGGAAGACAGATGGACAAGGTGAGTGTAATATGACCCTAACTTGTTCTCTGTGTTCACTTATATTATCATGGTGCAGAACACAAATTGTTTATACCTCCTATACACCTTACCTGTCTTTCTGCTATCAAACTTGTCTTCATTGACATACATGATTCTTCCTTGTCTTTCTCTAATTTACTGACTAACTTATTTATCTCCATTTGATGTTCTTCCTGAATCTCAGCTATTTtctaaaataagaaacaaatacatcaCATCTCTATTGTCccattaacaatcataccacatcttatttaaataataatcatATCTGTTCTTTTCAGATATGTATTTATTGCAACAATGGTTTGTATTCTAACTTTTATCCAGAACTCATCAAGACTAATGAGAAAGATATCAAATATTAGTTGTTTGACTCAAAAGAACAAATGGTTTAGatcaacaaaattaaatattgtgCATTATTTCAGAGAGTTTCTGTGAAAGCTTTTCTGAAATCCAGTACGTAATTATGGAGAGCATTGAAAAtatcggcgttttgcatttgcgccgattttttctttcatttgcgctgattttttttttcatttgcgccgattattttacaggtaaattacaggtgaaaagatataagaagatgcggtatgagtgccaatgagacaactctctatcccaGTCATGTTatagttgtttattctttagttttctatgttgtgttatgtgtactaatgtttgtctgtttgtccttttcatttttagccatggtgtcgtcagtttattgtcgatttatgagtttgactatcacTCTtgaatctttcgtccctcttttatttacCATTTATCAACCTCTTCCGTAAGCCAGTtgtacaaatgttatgaattgtcaatcgtaacatgtatataactgttgtcctcTGCTCACTACTGGGAGGTGGAAGTAGGGTTTCGAGCAagataaatcaatataaaaactatatatttaaatactttaaaacCAAGAAGTAAAAACCTAAGAGAAAAGCACTGTGTAAATGCTAAAATAAGGATTCAAATCCATTAAAAcggaatacattcaaatcatCAATTTGTTCTTGTCGAGTGTGtataggcaacacatctaatatattcctATAATTGTCGCTAACGGGGTTCATCTTTTCTTTGTCTGGCGAGCATTTCTATAGAGTTCGCATTTTAACATACGTTACGGCCTGgattttcttgataaaatctGTAAAAACATATAAGTTGGGGTGCAGCTGCTCAGAAATGAGATGGATAGCGTTCCAGTGTGCATATATATGTACTTAGTCTGTAGGCTAAGAATGTAAGACATTTGTCAATAGAAGGAAAGTCAGACATATTGTCAAACGTGAAACAGTCATTGATTTCATTTGGGTGAAGGAATGGTAACCCGAAAAAAATgggatagccatttaccaatgtcacttaatttgtctttatactctgtgctcagcccatgtaaaagtattaacttacctgtaacttacctgtaaatccaattaggagaaaaaataaaatcggcgcaaatgaaaaaatgaaatcggcgcaaatgaaagaatgaaaattttcaaaatcggcgcaaatgtcatacgcccgaaAATATGTAATGCCTACCCATTCAAAAGATGGTCACATGGTCCATATTTTGTTGTAAGAAACTACATTAACCCGTAAATTACTTAAATACTCTTAATGGTTCATTAAAATCCCATCTATGATTTAAAGTAGGCATTGTGGATAGAAAGTGCTGATGTATAAAAGTAAAGGCAACAATAATCAATTAATAAATTGTTAGAAACTAACCTTTGATTGTGTGTCATCTATTATCTGACATTCCTGATCACATGTTTCCTGTCTCTCTGTCTGACAATCTGACTGAACACATACCATTATCTCTGTCTGAACACTCTTCTCCTCCACCTCTGTAGAACTCACACCTAACACACCAACCCAACTATCTGTCTGCATCTCTACCTGAATTACCTCCCTTAGATCAGTTTGTGTTGAACCAGGGATTAGCTCCCTTGATTCAGTTTGAGTTTCACCAGGTTTCAATGTTCTTTCAGTCTGTGTCTTTATACTGATTGCAGTAAACTCTGTTTGACATTGACTTTCTGTCAAACTATTTAACACGGTAGGTTCTGTTTGTAAAGCCACAGACCTACTAGATAACACGTCAGTTATAATGGCACAATCAACTTTATCTACCGGGTTTGTTTGAACTTCTTCCTCTCTCAACTCCTTGTCTGTATATAATCTTAATTGTTCCTCAAGTTCCAACTTACATTTATTGAATTCTTCATTTAATTTCATCAGGTCAATACTATGCAAATCTTCCAGTtccactatttttttcttatgttgcTCAGCCAGAGTCATCTTTTCATtatcataattttcttttaaatctgtCAAAGAAGTGTCAAAAGTCTCTTTCATTTcttcttgaattttgttaacTTCTTCTGCACTATTCTTCACGAGTTGATCCTTTAATTCAATCATTTTAATTTCATGAGCTTTTTCTAGTTTTCCTGTTAATTCGTTCATGTTTTGTGAGTACTGTTCTTtctcttttgttaatttttcagtaaattctTCAGTCAGTATCAACTTAATACTATCTTTTTCTGTCTGATATTGAGTTGCTAAAGTTTCTTCTAATTTTATTCTTTCCTTTTCAGCCAATAAAAGATCATTTTGAAGTTTCTGTGTTTCTTTCTCATGAGCTTTGGCTTCAGTCTCTAACTGGTCCATCTGATCCTTTAAATCAGACCTCACTTTGTCTAATTCTACCTCCATTTCTAGAGAGTTCTGCTGAGACATTTCAGTAAGTTCCTGTTTATATTTAGCTTCCATTTCCATGTATTTTATTTCAGTctctttttgttttgatttaaattCTGAATCATGACTTTCTAATGTCTCTGTCAAGCTTTGCACATCACTTTGTAATTTATGTTCAGTTGATTTAGCCAACTCTAACTGACCTTTCATTTCCTGAATTGTTTTATGCAATCCATCCGATCTCTGTTGTATACCTTCCTTTTCCATAAGAAAACTTTGCTTTGCTTCAACTAACAACTGTTCaatttctgattttttatttttcagttcagTGATTTCTTGCTGAAGTTTATTTGTCTCTTCAGAATGATTTTGTCCAAGCTTCTCCACGTTCGACTTGCTAATATTCTGTTGCTGAATGTCAAATATGTGAAGAATTTCAattactttttcttttgttttctctaaatcctCAGAGAATTTAGATCTATCACAGTTGATGCTTGTTTCAAAATCTTTAAATCTTTGCTTCAAGTCTGGAAAACAATTGGAAACAAAATCTCTtaaatttttcagttttgtttctGTTAAAGCTAATTTTGTCTTATAAACAGACAGTTCAGGTTCCTCTATTTTATCCTCCAATTGTTTTTCAGACTTGTCCTCTATATTAGCACTAGAAGGAGAACCTCCCATAGAAGAAGGCATAGAATCTTCTATATAGAAGTCTGCAGTTGTAAATTCCTGGGACGTTCCAAGGTCTTGAGAAGTACATGGCACACCTGACTTTTTCTTCCCTGAATGTGAACTTGATGTACTTCTATCTGGAGCACATGAGGAAGATTCACTTTCTGTTGATTTTATCTGCTCACCGGATGATGTGGAAGTTCCAGACACCTCCCCTGTACCTGAAGGCACAACAGTTCTATAAACCTCCCCAGTTTTTTTAGAACCACTAGCCATATTGCTTTCTTCCAACAATTTCTTGCGACTTGTTTCTTGCATTTCCTTTGTTAATTCTTCCGAAAGACTTTTGGGCATTATAAATTCCGTTCTTTCTGTGGGGCTTGTGACCCCTATATCAGATTTTGTTAATAAGTTAGAAGTGAGTTCACTACTTGCGACCTGATCACCTAAGGATAGTTCTGTGTGATCAGCTGTATAGAAACGATCATCATAACTATGTATAATCTCTATTTCTGATGTGGCTAGTGAGGATGGTTTTGGTGTTTGTGGTTTGTTGGTTGTACATGTTAATACTCCCCAGTGACTCTTCATAATCTTATTGCTTTCTTTTGGAACCCTGAAAAAATTGGAAGCATATAAAGTCAAATATATTTACTATTGAACCAAGTTTTTTTTCTTTGAGCAATTTCTACATCTTTGATCCTAAATAGATGCACATGATCATTTAGCGTTTTACTGAAATCAACATAGAAAGGCTATTTATTTGAAGATTataaacaaaagtttacaagaacaGAAAATTTTTGCTTTATGAAATGAGTTTTACAAAAGAATGTACTGTTAATTCATCccatttattgttattttatttgaaaaaattatctTCCAGAATTCAGAAGTTATGATTCAACCACATTTTAAAGCTTTTTCTATATATAATCCTTGCTAAATATGAGAATAGTGCACACCCTGTAGTGTGACACAAGTACAGTACCCTaaagtataaattattattattagaatAGCATTACATTGACTACTTTTAAGCAAAATATGTGAAAATTCTATAATCAATCTGTTTAAATATGTATGtgaattaaatgttttgttttaggtGAGCAGTCAATGCGAAAAAAAGACatgaataaaattgtttattatggTTTTGATACATGCTACATGAAGGCCAGTTAGAATTTGTGGAGTGTTTAagaatcaaagagcagattgctctgagggatacgattgacATTgatttcattgacacatgtatacatgtagctggataatattattttcaaaactaattcaactgcacatgtaacatgtaatttacgtaatctgaatagttacaaaatagccaatcctggttaaaagtgtatgaacaatgtacttaggcctgttgtattcaatttttgtactatcaattccaagtttactttccacagcagtcactgagactcagagtgagagaagtattCACTTCAtgtcttatcacctattttcctacgttaattctaggaggaaccccattcctaactctttaaattgCGAACGTTTTCAATATAATACGACATTTATCGACAGAACAAGTTAATTTTTCTCAACGTaatgttttgattcagaattcacggaagtgacttccggaagggagacaactctaaacgataatatggaagactgaAGGGGTGTTGAAAATAAACCATAACGATGGGGACTaacttattttaatttaaatgatgcatatgatttaaaattatgcaacaacaataaccctcactagcagacatacatagataggatcccatgagttataaattaatcaatcgagtggggaatccagagcaaccatttaacctagtaccccttgaagtcaagaaaactatacgcatgcgcataattacctaaacaaaccctgtagTAACAACGTATATTAAACCTAAATGGTTCTCTATTtgttatggaagtacaatatcaaatatcagtttaataacggtgacatataagtaaaactccacttcagttcttatatgacagaaataaatttatcggaattcagagaactcttgcATTTACATcacaactggggaattccctctgacgtgtttctaaatttataaaacactaaatataaatactgcttgattctgattttccgtgttgttaaaaacacgcatataagtccagggaaatatcaaacatgaaaattattaaaagaacattataggtAAGTAGTTTAAGTTCAATCcaccaagacaatcataagaatctgagatggcCCTTAATGTTAAGAATAAAAcagttgacgtgagggcattgtcctgagccactggtataagtctacagattgcttgaaagcaatcgtatcccaaaaacacTAATTTCATATTGAGTTGAATCCAGAATTtgtcaaaaccaaaaagtatccACTAAAATATAAATGTCTTTGGGAACAGTTTTATTGACTTGAATGAAAATATCAGCAAATAAAGATTACTTTCTCTAGGAGAAAACACATGAACAAACATCCAATCATtgccctataatggtttacttttaattacttggatgaagagttgtctcaatggcactaataccacatcttcctatatctataaccACTTACACTAAGAGTTCTGATAGTTCAGGAACAGAATGTTTCAACATTTCTATATCATCTTCTGTGATAGCTGGAAGTTCCTGGTCTATTGCTGCGGGTGGCTCTACCTATGGTAGAAATAATGTTAAGTTAAACAATGTGTACatgtgagccaaaatttgttcctgtgaaaaaaggtccagtggaactaatttcacagaaaatatgttctgggagaactttttcacagacaatttctatataatttgttccatatctatgaaataagttccacactttacctggtgaaataagttctgggtttATGAAATTTGTTCCTGACctagtgaaataagttctgggtttgtgagatttgttccttactcggtgaaataagttctggatttgtgagatttgttcctcacctggtgaaataagttccttgtctgtgaaatatgttccactggttaaacaagttatcttatatactgagtcatcagtgagtttaaagtcattgtaaaaaacatgtattatattgataatggaataaactagaggctctcaagagcctgtgtcgctcaccttggtctttgtgcatattaaacaatggacacagataaattcatgacaaaattgtgttttggtgatggtgacgtgtatgtagatcttactgtactgaacattcttgttgctacaattatctctatttataatgatcttggcccagtaattacagtggaaaattttttttttaaatttaccaaaatttatgaaaaatgttaaaaattgactataaagggcaataactccttaaggggtcaactgacaattttggtcttgtcttatttgtagatcttattttgctgaacattattgctgtttacagtttatctctatctatataaatattcaagataataaccaaaaaacggcaaaatttccttaaaattaccaattcaggggcagcaacccaacaacgggttgtccgattcatctgaaattttcatggcagatagatctttacctgattaacaattttacactattaacaaaatgtcagatttgctctaaatgctttggtttttgagttataagccaaaaactgcattttacccctatgttctatttttagccatggcggccatcttggttggttggccgggtcaccggacacaatttttaaactagataccctaataatgattgtggccaagtttggtaaaatttggcccagtagtttcagaggagaagatttttgtaaaagttaacgacggacgacgacgacgacggacgacggacgacggacgccaagtgatgagaaaagctcacttggccctttgggccaggtgagctaaaaatggttaaaaattgactataaagagcaataactcctaaaggggtcaactgaccatttcggtcatgttgacttacttgtaaatcttactttgctgaacattattgctctttacagtttatctctatctataataatattcaagataataaccaaaaacagcaaaatttccttaaaattaccaattcaggggtagcaacctaATAACAGGTTgtacgattcatctgaaaatttcaggatagATTCTTGACCTAatacacaattttacccctgtcagatttgctctaaatgctttggtttttgagttataagccaaaaactgcattttacccaaatgttctattttttgccatggcggccatcttggttggatggccaggtcaccggacacatttcttaaactagataccccaaagatgattttggtcaagtttggattaatttggcccagtagttttagaggagaagatttttgtaaaagattactaagttTTAcgaatcaaagcgctgtaagcgctgaaggcagttaaccaaaaaccaggcaaacgtaattatatgcagtggcggatccagaaattttcataagtgggggctcaCTGCCTGCCTAACAGGggacctgctccagtcatgcttcagtgattccctatataatcaaccaatttttttctcaaaaatggaAAGGGGGGGGTcactgaaaaaccctctaaatccgcctctgatgtggcattaaacattcatatattgtacatttatgtttatctaatgaattaattattaaggcaaataatttatatgttatcaaggtttcaatagcaatgaatatataaatgtatattttttatggtgagtctgcagtggtacaagttcgcaatgattgtagttgttctagttggtagttaacgttggttttagttgactgttagtagtacgtgttgacttagtacgaacatgtaatagtatgaatggactggtttccctgtaaagaaaactgagtatgtgttctatagtacaatagTTAtgcgacacaaatcagacaaatgttcactactacaaggatcaaaggtgaggtctgactgacctgcccatagtaaatgtaaatgatttgttatattgtcccatacatgaatatatatggtttaggggtggggatctcgagggttttcaagttctcaaacaggaaggggtagggtgaccccagggacttcccctatatttcatttgatttgttatattgtcccatacatgaatatatatggtttaggggtggggatctcatcggtttccaagttctcaaacaggagggggtaggggGACTCCCCCCATATTTCatataattagttatattgacccatacataaatatatattgtttaggggtggggatatcGACCGTTTCgtaagttcccaaacaggagggtGTGGGTCACCCCATGGactccccttatatttcatttgattagttatatatatagtcccatacatgaatgtatatggttgagaggtcatccgtttcaaagttatcaaacaggaggaggtagagtggcccaaaggacgccacctatatatcatatgatttgcctaCATTCAGGTAGTTATTTGggaaaataaagtaagaatctTCCAGCTACTTTAACTgatccttcaaaattgagaaaaaaaaaataccccttcaaaattgcagtaatatgtttacactttaaaagcatcttgcatgcattatcaacatttatcactgataaagaaaatttaaggaacccgtggcagatccagggggggggggggggggggggggttccgggggttggaacccccccttttttttggcccatcaatgcatttgaatgggagcatatagttggaaccccccctttactatgggttgggaacccccccccctttttaaaatgactagatccgccactgccaggaacatatatattgttagatctactgttcccagctgtcacattgtattggattttgacattaaaatttgtcaaaagtaattttgagtttctgtttaaaatattttctgctttttctttcttttacatatatcttttggttttcaattctagtgtttatattcatttaccatgcatag
Encoded here:
- the LOC143056464 gene encoding uncharacterized protein LOC143056464 translates to MLYVFHVDTGTMMTFDMKLAMESVANLQHAIAREYPIPEEKQVLLISGGESLDPVFTVGKYHAGTDTNPIFLFSKTTIESLHPPSPSVHYGSDVDIQSQVEGSLLMPPAYGTVVSRAQLSLQIHEVDHEELKACEQLVHDQHLQQQGWAAVVANLEDITSALRHRSEIFTESYNEYLEPRDDYLKVLSSVEHSLQLLAKIPVLPCLITQSSTELYDKSSSTSSSGSSTSSKSLFDWISSQDPSHSLHDMVVKCIKATEQLDDRVLNTLTKEVQEMFTQVDNPSMKEVKGIEDRLYGLDQILSSGKRVVQEQGDMAQGFVQNQNRVSALKDKSILPDLCSSHKKQLLVMVNNHKKIQETKKKCKMAKEELAINLHARLRWVMLVEKRICDIDGKLIIYHENLKRLRKRLEVLKQIHDAPNIYACLVVEVVRRRRFSSTFTEWASSVAEESTQIHSEEYKRREAFISQVGRHFLQTLFTGLDPFSSNFAVEPPAAIDQELPAITEDDIEMLKHSVPELSELLVVPKESNKIMKSHWGVLTCTTNKPQTPKPSSLATSEIEIIHSYDDRFYTADHTELSLGDQVASSELTSNLLTKSDIGVTSPTERTEFIMPKSLSEELTKEMQETSRKKLLEESNMASGSKKTGEVYRTVVPSGTGEVSGTSTSSGEQIKSTESESSSCAPDRSTSSSHSGKKKSGVPCTSQDLGTSQEFTTADFYIEDSMPSSMGGSPSSANIEDKSEKQLEDKIEEPELSVYKTKLALTETKLKNLRDFVSNCFPDLKQRFKDFETSINCDRSKFSEDLEKTKEKVIEILHIFDIQQQNISKSNVEKLGQNHSEETNKLQQEITELKNKKSEIEQLLVEAKQSFLMEKEGIQQRSDGLHKTIQEMKGQLELAKSTEHKLQSDVQSLTETLESHDSEFKSKQKETEIKYMEMEAKYKQELTEMSQQNSLEMEVELDKVRSDLKDQMDQLETEAKAHEKETQKLQNDLLLAEKERIKLEETLATQYQTEKDSIKLILTEEFTEKLTKEKEQYSQNMNELTGKLEKAHEIKMIELKDQLVKNSAEEVNKIQEEMKETFDTSLTDLKENYDNEKMTLAEQHKKKIVELEDLHSIDLMKLNEEFNKCKLELEEQLRLYTDKELREEEVQTNPVDKVDCAIITDVLSSRSVALQTEPTVLNSLTESQCQTEFTAISIKTQTERTLKPGETQTESRELIPGSTQTDLREVIQVEMQTDSWVGVLGVSSTEVEEKSVQTEIMVCVQSDCQTERQETCDQECQIIDDTQSKKIAEIQEEHQMEINKLVSKLEKDKEESCMSMKTSLIAERQVSFNEAVNKVSSGKDSIILELREKDSSSTEKLRVAQETIDKLIEEKSKVEDIKTRAMAHLSDKEREFTASKRSLEDDVAMLKQQLVQYQQQIQSMSLSSAPSVMEISTLEEIESKSKISMLEEEVKLKEEEITRMELKLSEITMTASTRSVVQDKVSITSCSTGDLALFCLDERHDQYVVFTIGSTLHFLHSDCIEPLGLQANPSENRKSWVLAEITDKEYCQAKKSQNRFKVPIGTKFYRVKAKPWARDSSPRKGDLLPGTLSPRKGDSASGSSSPRKGDPASGSS